The following proteins come from a genomic window of Sporohalobacter salinus:
- the purC gene encoding phosphoribosylaminoimidazolesuccinocarboxamide synthase produces the protein MEKLKKLYEGKAKKIYSTEDDDKIVVEYKDDATAFDGQKKGQITEKGKFNAEISTIFFELLEEHGIPTHLIKQLNEVDVLVKKLEIIPVEVVMRNIAAGSLAERLGLEEGTELDQPVLEFYYKDDDLGDPMINEYHIQTEELAKEEELEVIKELAFEINEVLVEFLTDKDIDLVDFKLEFGVDVTDGKIYLGDEISPDTCRFWDSKTKKKLDKDRFRRDLGEVENAYQEILKRLKS, from the coding sequence ATGGAGAAATTAAAAAAACTCTATGAAGGAAAGGCTAAAAAGATTTATAGTACAGAGGATGATGATAAGATAGTTGTAGAGTATAAGGATGATGCTACAGCTTTTGATGGTCAAAAAAAGGGGCAGATTACTGAAAAAGGTAAATTTAATGCTGAAATTTCTACTATTTTCTTTGAGTTATTAGAAGAGCATGGAATACCTACTCATTTAATTAAGCAGTTAAATGAAGTTGATGTGCTAGTTAAAAAGCTAGAAATCATTCCTGTAGAAGTGGTAATGAGAAACATAGCAGCTGGTAGCTTAGCTGAGCGTTTAGGCTTAGAAGAAGGAACTGAGTTAGATCAGCCTGTATTAGAGTTTTATTATAAAGATGATGATTTAGGAGATCCAATGATTAATGAGTATCACATTCAGACTGAAGAGTTAGCTAAAGAGGAAGAGTTAGAAGTAATTAAAGAGTTAGCTTTTGAAATCAATGAAGTTTTAGTTGAATTTTTGACTGATAAAGATATTGATTTAGTTGATTTCAAGTTAGAGTTTGGAGTAGATGTAACTGACGGTAAGATATATCTTGGCGATGAAATTTCACCGGATACCTGTCGATTTTGGGATAGTAAGACTAAAAAGAAATTGGATAAAGATCGTTTCCGTAGGGACTTAGGAGAGGTTGAGAACGCTTACCAAGAAATTTTAAAAAGACTGAAGTCATAA
- the dnaB gene encoding replicative DNA helicase — MGKDLNDSVPPHSIDAEKSTLGAMLIDRDAIAKAIEALKPDDFYREAHAIIYDVINEIFDKGEPVDLVTVSEELRAKEALEDIGGVAYLTSLADSVPTASNVTYYAKIVEEKSLLRNLIKSANKISQLGYRGDEEVDVVLDKAEQLVFNISQKRSVQEYSGIRDVLMDTFDNLEKLYDNKDGITGVPTGFTDLDQMTSGFQESDLVIIAARPSMGKTALALNIAQYAAIQEDIPVAIFSLEMSKEQLVQRMLCSEAQVDGHRLRTGYLNEDDWNRLTNAAGNLSEANVYIDDTPGITAMEMRAKARRMKAEHGLGLILIDYLQLMQGQGRSESRQQEVSNISRSLKGLARELNVPVVSLSQLSRAVEQRNDKRPQLSDLRASGSIEQDADLVAFIYRDEYYNPDTEKQGITEIIVGKQRNGPVGTVELAFQKEYTKFVDLANREAQ; from the coding sequence ATGGGAAAAGACTTAAATGATAGTGTGCCGCCACATAGTATTGATGCTGAAAAATCCACATTAGGAGCAATGTTGATTGATCGTGATGCTATAGCAAAGGCAATAGAAGCTTTGAAACCGGATGATTTTTATCGTGAAGCTCATGCTATTATCTATGATGTAATTAATGAAATTTTTGATAAAGGTGAGCCAGTAGATTTAGTAACTGTTAGTGAAGAATTAAGAGCAAAAGAAGCTTTAGAAGATATCGGAGGGGTAGCTTATCTTACTTCTCTAGCTGATAGTGTACCAACAGCATCCAATGTTACATATTATGCTAAAATAGTAGAAGAGAAATCTCTGCTTAGAAATTTAATTAAATCAGCTAATAAAATTTCACAATTGGGTTATCGTGGTGATGAAGAAGTAGATGTAGTTTTAGATAAAGCTGAACAATTAGTCTTTAATATTTCTCAAAAGAGATCAGTACAAGAGTATTCTGGTATTCGTGATGTCTTAATGGATACCTTCGATAATTTAGAGAAACTCTATGATAATAAAGATGGCATAACTGGTGTTCCAACAGGATTTACTGATTTAGATCAAATGACTTCTGGATTTCAGGAATCTGATTTAGTAATCATTGCTGCCCGTCCTAGTATGGGGAAGACTGCTTTGGCTTTAAATATAGCTCAGTATGCAGCAATACAGGAAGATATTCCAGTAGCAATTTTTTCTTTAGAGATGTCAAAAGAGCAATTGGTTCAGAGAATGTTATGCTCAGAAGCACAGGTAGATGGTCATCGCTTGCGGACAGGTTATTTGAATGAAGATGACTGGAATCGCTTGACTAATGCTGCTGGTAATCTTAGTGAAGCTAATGTTTATATTGATGATACACCAGGCATTACAGCTATGGAAATGAGAGCTAAAGCCAGAAGAATGAAAGCGGAACATGGTTTAGGATTGATTTTAATTGACTACTTACAGTTGATGCAGGGTCAAGGTCGATCTGAAAGTAGACAACAAGAAGTTTCCAATATATCTCGTTCATTAAAGGGATTAGCTAGAGAGTTAAATGTACCTGTAGTTTCTTTATCACAGTTAAGTAGAGCAGTAGAACAAAGAAATGATAAACGGCCTCAATTAAGTGACCTTCGTGCTAGTGGTAGTATTGAACAGGATGCAGATTTAGTTGCCTTTATTTATCGAGATGAATATTATAATCCAGATACCGAAAAACAGGGAATTACAGAAATTATTGTTGGAAAGCAGCGTAATGGTCCGGTAGGAACGGTAGAACTAGCATTTCAGAAAGAATATACTAAGTTTGTTGATTTGGCTAATAGAGAAGCTCAATAA
- a CDS encoding patatin-like phospholipase family protein — protein sequence MLKGKRPTVGLALGGGGLRGVIHIGILEIFQQHEVPIDVICGSSAGGMIGGLYSTGCSVQELKELAFDFKEGKYFNLRIDPIRVLQILLKILMGKFGFSCLDMPKGIIIGQDIERFLLWQTEGKYFDQTEIPIAITATDIKTGELIIFTEDRLTPSLHGMDNMIFIQGLDDDIFITDCQLAQAIRASISIPGLFVPVELDNRLLVDGGLKNNVPADILDKLNVDLKLAVDLGFEIQDDDSIKNVFDMLLQSFDIVGQEVTDLKLDDYADFVISPNVEQVSLTDVDKIPYLLEVGRKIGRDYVYEIKDLIENFREDNQ from the coding sequence ATGCTAAAAGGCAAGAGACCAACAGTAGGACTGGCTCTCGGTGGAGGAGGACTTAGAGGAGTAATTCATATCGGTATTTTAGAAATTTTTCAGCAACATGAAGTTCCAATTGATGTTATCTGCGGTAGTAGTGCTGGAGGAATGATTGGGGGACTTTATAGTACAGGATGTAGTGTTCAAGAATTAAAGGAATTAGCTTTTGATTTTAAAGAGGGAAAATATTTTAATCTAAGAATTGATCCAATTAGAGTTTTGCAAATTTTATTAAAAATTTTAATGGGGAAATTTGGTTTTAGTTGTTTAGACATGCCAAAGGGGATAATTATAGGGCAAGATATTGAGCGATTCTTACTTTGGCAGACTGAGGGCAAATATTTTGATCAAACTGAAATTCCAATAGCTATTACTGCTACTGATATTAAAACAGGAGAATTAATTATATTTACGGAGGATAGATTAACTCCTTCACTGCATGGTATGGACAATATGATCTTTATTCAGGGTTTAGATGATGATATTTTTATTACAGATTGTCAACTGGCTCAGGCTATTAGAGCTAGTATTTCGATTCCAGGATTATTTGTACCGGTAGAATTGGATAATCGTCTATTAGTAGATGGAGGTCTTAAAAATAATGTACCAGCTGATATATTAGATAAGTTAAATGTTGATCTTAAATTGGCAGTAGATTTAGGATTTGAGATTCAGGATGATGATTCAATTAAGAACGTATTTGATATGCTGTTACAGTCTTTTGATATAGTAGGCCAAGAAGTTACTGACCTTAAACTGGATGATTATGCTGATTTCGTTATTAGTCCTAATGTAGAGCAGGTTAGTTTAACTGATGTAGACAAGATTCCTTACTTGTTGGAGGTAGGGAGAAAAATAGGAAGAGATTATGTTTATGAAATTAAGGATTTAATCGAAAATTTTAGGGAGGACAATCAATGA
- a CDS encoding 5-(carboxyamino)imidazole ribonucleotide synthase — protein sequence MLMDETKQKIGIIGGGQLGKMMILEAKKMGFYIIILDPTAYCPAHSIADEHLIADFDDEEAIRELAKKSDIITYEFEHIGVEVLQDLESEGYDIYPAPKALANIQNKYQQKELLKKYNLPVPDYIKAITKEDIKIAGEKFGYPVMLKSCTGGYDGKGNFLIRSESEIKAGYQALGDGDNLLMVEEFIPFDKEISVLACRNVSGEVVTYPIGENKHQASILIETKVPADISSQVKEEALKLGQEVIELFSGVGIFCIEMFVTEDGRVLINEIAPRPHNSGHYSIEGCVTSQFANHIRAITGLPLGSTDLVRPSVMRNILGEDGSKGEAKVMGMKEALEFSNVKVHNYGKKLTKPTRKMGHLTATADTVDKASQAVLEASKLVKIGCEF from the coding sequence ATGCTGATGGATGAGACTAAACAAAAAATTGGCATTATCGGCGGTGGTCAATTAGGTAAAATGATGATTTTAGAAGCTAAAAAGATGGGCTTTTATATTATAATTCTGGATCCTACAGCCTATTGTCCCGCCCATAGCATTGCTGATGAACATCTTATAGCTGATTTTGATGATGAGGAAGCCATTAGAGAATTAGCCAAGAAGTCTGATATTATAACTTATGAATTTGAACATATTGGAGTAGAAGTTTTACAGGACTTAGAAAGTGAAGGATATGATATTTATCCTGCCCCAAAGGCGTTAGCTAATATTCAAAATAAATATCAGCAAAAAGAGTTGCTTAAGAAATATAATCTACCGGTACCAGATTATATTAAGGCAATTACTAAAGAGGATATTAAAATAGCAGGAGAGAAGTTTGGTTATCCTGTAATGTTAAAAAGTTGTACTGGTGGCTATGATGGGAAAGGGAATTTTTTAATTAGAAGTGAGAGTGAAATTAAAGCAGGATATCAGGCTTTAGGAGATGGGGATAATTTATTAATGGTAGAAGAGTTTATTCCTTTTGATAAAGAAATTTCAGTCTTAGCCTGCCGTAATGTTAGTGGAGAAGTAGTTACTTATCCTATTGGAGAGAATAAGCATCAAGCTAGTATTTTAATTGAAACTAAGGTTCCGGCTGATATTAGCTCTCAAGTTAAAGAAGAGGCGCTTAAGCTAGGTCAAGAGGTTATAGAATTATTTTCGGGAGTGGGGATTTTTTGTATAGAGATGTTTGTGACAGAAGATGGTAGAGTGTTAATTAATGAAATTGCTCCTCGGCCTCATAATTCAGGTCATTATTCTATTGAAGGTTGTGTTACTTCTCAGTTTGCTAATCATATTAGAGCAATTACAGGTTTGCCGTTAGGAAGTACAGATTTAGTAAGGCCTTCGGTAATGAGAAATATTCTTGGTGAAGATGGAAGCAAAGGAGAAGCTAAAGTTATGGGGATGAAAGAAGCTTTAGAATTTTCAAATGTTAAAGTTCATAATTATGGGAAGAAGCTAACAAAACCCACTAGGAAGATGGGGCATTTAACAGCTACGGCAGATACAGTGGATAAAGCAAGCCAGGCTGTTTTAGAAGCAAGTAAACTGGTTAAGATAGGGTGTGAGTTTTAA
- the purD gene encoding phosphoribosylamine--glycine ligase — MKTLVIGSGGREHTLVWKLNQSPKVDKIFAAPGNAGTAQLAKNIDIDDKNVEGLVEFAQKENIDLTFVGPEAPLVAGIVDRFNEEGLKVFGPNKEAAKLEGSKVFSKNLMAKYDIPTAKYDTFTDPEKAITYIKEVGVPIVVKAEGLAAGKGVIIAETEAEAIEAVETIMLDKKFGQAGERVVIEEYLDGEEATVLAFTDGEKIIPMVPSQDHKQAYDNDEGPNTGGMGAYAPAPVVTDEVLQQVYDDILVPTIDALQKEGIKFKGVLYTGLMITADETKVLEYNVRFGDPEAQPVLSLLKTDLVDIAEAVITGDLASVEVKWSDKKSVCVVMASGGYPIDYETGKEIAGIKEVEADDITVFQAGTENKDNKLVTAGGRVLGVTALGDGYQGTINKAYQGIEKIEFEDAHYRTDIGHKALNHK, encoded by the coding sequence ATGAAAACGTTGGTGATTGGAAGTGGCGGAAGAGAGCATACTTTAGTTTGGAAATTAAATCAGAGTCCGAAGGTAGATAAGATATTTGCTGCTCCAGGTAATGCGGGAACAGCTCAGTTAGCTAAAAATATTGATATAGATGATAAAAATGTTGAGGGATTAGTGGAGTTTGCTCAAAAAGAAAACATAGATTTAACTTTTGTTGGTCCAGAAGCACCATTAGTTGCTGGAATTGTTGATCGTTTTAATGAAGAGGGTTTGAAAGTTTTTGGGCCAAATAAAGAAGCTGCAAAGTTAGAAGGAAGTAAAGTGTTTTCTAAAAACTTGATGGCTAAATATGATATTCCAACAGCTAAGTATGATACTTTTACTGACCCGGAGAAAGCAATTACATATATTAAAGAGGTAGGAGTTCCTATTGTAGTTAAGGCTGAAGGCTTAGCTGCAGGAAAAGGAGTAATTATTGCTGAAACTGAAGCCGAAGCTATTGAAGCAGTAGAAACAATTATGCTAGATAAGAAGTTTGGTCAGGCAGGTGAAAGGGTTGTTATTGAGGAGTATTTAGATGGAGAAGAGGCAACTGTTTTAGCTTTTACTGATGGAGAGAAAATAATTCCTATGGTACCTTCACAGGATCATAAGCAGGCTTATGATAATGATGAAGGCCCTAACACAGGCGGTATGGGGGCTTACGCTCCTGCGCCAGTAGTAACGGATGAAGTACTGCAGCAGGTTTATGATGATATTTTAGTACCGACTATTGATGCTTTGCAGAAGGAAGGAATTAAGTTTAAAGGAGTTTTATATACTGGACTGATGATTACTGCAGACGAGACGAAGGTTTTAGAATATAATGTGCGTTTTGGTGATCCGGAAGCACAGCCAGTATTATCTCTTTTGAAGACTGACTTAGTAGATATTGCTGAAGCTGTTATTACTGGAGATTTAGCTTCAGTAGAAGTGAAATGGTCTGATAAGAAATCTGTTTGTGTAGTAATGGCCTCAGGTGGGTATCCTATAGATTATGAGACTGGTAAGGAGATTGCTGGAATTAAAGAGGTTGAAGCAGATGATATTACTGTTTTCCAAGCCGGTACTGAAAATAAGGATAATAAATTAGTAACAGCCGGTGGTAGAGTATTAGGTGTAACTGCGCTAGGTGATGGTTATCAAGGGACTATCAACAAAGCGTATCAAGGAATAGAAAAGATTGAATTTGAGGATGCACATTATCGGACTGATATTGGACATAAAGCATTGAATCATAAGTAG
- the purB gene encoding adenylosuccinate lyase: MIDRYTLPEMKDVWSEKNKFNKWLDIEIAVCESLAKVGKIPNEDVDKIKNEADFTVDRIKEIEKETKHDILAFLTAVAETLGEESKHIHLGLTSSDIKDTARSLQLKEAAEIILSDLKEVTELLGKKAVEYKDQVMIGRTHGIHAEPITFGLKLANWYSEMQRNIERFRSAKERISYGKISGAVGTFANITPEVEEITCDILDLKPAPISSQILQRDRHAEYISTLAVIAGSLDRFATEIRNLQRTDILEVEESFKKGQKGSSAMPHKKNPITCERISGLARVVRSNSTAAFEDQPLWHERDLTHSSVERIIFPDSSILIDYMLTKFKTVLKQLEIYEANMMENLEKTSGLIFSQKVMLELVNKGLLRDDAYELVQRNALKAWEGEKHFKDYLAADEEILKYLTEKEIDRIFDYDYHLKNIDEIFIRLGLE; encoded by the coding sequence ATGATAGATCGTTATACTCTGCCTGAAATGAAAGATGTTTGGAGTGAAAAAAATAAATTTAATAAATGGTTAGATATCGAAATTGCTGTTTGTGAATCCTTAGCTAAAGTAGGTAAAATTCCAAATGAAGATGTAGATAAGATAAAGAATGAAGCTGACTTTACTGTTGATCGAATTAAAGAAATTGAAAAAGAGACTAAGCATGATATTTTAGCTTTTTTAACAGCAGTAGCTGAAACTTTAGGTGAAGAATCGAAGCATATACATTTAGGATTGACATCATCTGATATTAAGGATACAGCTCGTTCACTACAATTAAAAGAGGCTGCAGAGATAATCTTAAGTGATCTAAAAGAGGTTACAGAATTATTAGGGAAGAAGGCCGTTGAATATAAAGATCAGGTAATGATTGGTCGTACTCACGGAATTCATGCTGAACCAATTACTTTTGGACTTAAATTGGCTAACTGGTATTCCGAAATGCAACGGAATATTGAACGATTTAGATCAGCTAAAGAGAGAATAAGTTATGGTAAAATCTCTGGTGCTGTAGGAACTTTTGCTAATATTACTCCTGAAGTAGAGGAGATTACCTGTGATATTTTAGATTTAAAACCGGCTCCTATATCTTCACAGATTTTACAGCGGGACCGACATGCTGAATATATATCTACTCTAGCTGTAATTGCTGGTTCTTTAGACAGATTTGCTACTGAGATTAGAAACTTGCAGAGAACGGATATTTTAGAGGTAGAGGAATCATTTAAGAAAGGCCAGAAAGGTTCTTCAGCTATGCCACATAAAAAGAATCCGATTACCTGCGAAAGAATTTCTGGTTTAGCTCGAGTTGTCAGATCAAATAGTACTGCTGCTTTTGAAGATCAGCCATTGTGGCATGAACGAGATTTAACCCACTCATCAGTAGAGAGAATTATTTTTCCTGATAGTAGTATTTTAATAGATTATATGTTGACTAAATTTAAAACTGTACTTAAGCAGTTAGAGATTTATGAAGCTAATATGATGGAGAATTTAGAGAAAACTAGTGGTTTAATATTTTCTCAAAAAGTAATGTTGGAATTGGTAAATAAAGGTTTACTAAGAGATGACGCCTATGAGTTAGTACAAAGGAATGCTCTTAAAGCTTGGGAAGGTGAGAAACACTTTAAAGATTACTTAGCAGCAGATGAAGAAATTTTAAAGTATTTGACTGAAAAAGAGATTGATAGGATTTTTGATTATGACTATCATCTTAAAAATATAGATGAAATTTTTATTCGGTTAGGATTAGAATAA
- the purS gene encoding phosphoribosylformylglycinamidine synthase subunit PurS, whose amino-acid sequence MDYKVEIEILLKESILDPQGQAVEDGLEKLDYNNVSDVQVGKYIELELEDLASKEEASKQVEEMCQRLLTNPVIEDYTFEIEELEG is encoded by the coding sequence ATGGACTATAAGGTAGAGATCGAGATTTTACTTAAGGAGAGTATCTTGGATCCACAGGGACAAGCAGTAGAGGATGGCTTAGAAAAATTAGATTATAATAATGTATCTGATGTTCAAGTAGGAAAATATATAGAATTAGAATTAGAAGATTTAGCATCGAAAGAAGAGGCTAGTAAGCAAGTAGAGGAAATGTGCCAGCGGCTATTGACCAACCCAGTAATTGAGGATTATACTTTTGAGATTGAAGAGTTGGAGGGATAG
- the purE gene encoding 5-(carboxyamino)imidazole ribonucleotide mutase → MQPKVGIIMGSDSDLPVMQEAAKVLDDFDLSYELTVVSAHRTPDRVKEYAEEAADKGVKVIIAGAGGAAHLPGMTASHTSLPVIGVPIKTSKLSGLDSLYSIVQMPGGVPVATVGINGAENAGLLAIQMLGIANEDIRADFKAYKEKMANEVKETSVKLEELDYEEYLNENS, encoded by the coding sequence ATGCAGCCTAAAGTAGGAATTATCATGGGTAGTGATTCAGATTTACCGGTGATGCAGGAGGCAGCAAAAGTGTTAGATGATTTTGACCTTTCCTATGAGTTAACAGTGGTATCGGCTCATAGAACTCCTGATCGAGTAAAGGAGTATGCGGAAGAAGCAGCAGATAAAGGAGTTAAAGTTATTATTGCTGGTGCAGGTGGAGCAGCCCATCTACCAGGGATGACAGCATCTCATACTTCTCTACCAGTGATTGGTGTTCCGATTAAAACTTCAAAATTAAGCGGGTTGGATTCCCTTTATTCAATTGTACAGATGCCTGGAGGAGTACCGGTAGCTACAGTAGGAATCAATGGAGCTGAGAATGCCGGACTTCTAGCAATTCAAATGTTGGGGATAGCCAATGAAGATATTAGAGCTGATTTCAAAGCTTATAAAGAAAAAATGGCTAATGAAGTAAAAGAAACTTCAGTAAAATTAGAAGAACTTGATTATGAAGAGTATTTAAATGAGAATTCTTAA
- a CDS encoding adenylosuccinate synthase, translating into MGNVVIVGSQWGDEGKGKITDMISKKTDVVVRYQGGNNAGHTVVVEEKEFKLHLIPSGILYEDTTCVIANGVVVDPAVLLEEIESLIDRDVGVNDFHISSNAHVIMPYHRELDQLEEVRKGNGKIGTTGRGIGPVYMDKIGRFGIKMGDLLNEEVLREKLEATLELKNSILTEIYDADDFDIDELVDEYLEYGRQLQDYITDTSYLINQAMEQGDNVLFEGAQGTLLDIDHGTYPYVTSSNPTAGGACIGAGVGPTKIDSVLGIVKAYTTRVGAGPFPTELTGKAGEVIRNQGKEFGTTTGRPRRCGWLDATVVRYAARVNGLTSLAVTKLDVLDGLETIKVCTGYEYKGEVLKEFPTDQRVLAECEPIYEEFAGWDEDTSKVREYDNLPENAKAYLDRLSELVGVKISILSIGPKRAETIIIDKFVD; encoded by the coding sequence ATGGGAAATGTAGTTATAGTAGGTTCTCAGTGGGGAGACGAAGGAAAAGGAAAAATTACTGATATGATATCGAAGAAGACAGATGTTGTAGTGCGATATCAGGGAGGTAATAATGCAGGTCATACAGTAGTAGTAGAAGAGAAAGAATTTAAACTTCATCTTATTCCTTCGGGAATTTTGTATGAGGATACTACCTGTGTGATAGCTAATGGAGTAGTAGTTGATCCGGCTGTTTTACTTGAAGAGATTGAATCATTGATTGATAGAGATGTTGGAGTAAATGATTTTCATATTAGTTCGAATGCTCATGTAATTATGCCTTATCATAGAGAGTTAGACCAGCTAGAAGAAGTCAGAAAGGGTAATGGTAAGATAGGTACTACTGGTCGAGGTATTGGTCCTGTTTATATGGATAAGATAGGTCGTTTCGGAATTAAAATGGGTGACCTATTGAATGAAGAGGTTTTAAGAGAAAAATTAGAGGCTACATTAGAACTTAAAAATTCGATTTTAACAGAGATCTATGATGCGGATGATTTTGATATAGATGAGTTAGTTGATGAGTATTTGGAATATGGCCGACAGTTGCAAGATTATATTACTGATACCTCTTATTTAATTAATCAGGCTATGGAACAAGGAGATAATGTATTATTTGAAGGTGCTCAAGGAACTTTATTGGATATAGATCATGGAACTTATCCATATGTAACTTCTTCTAATCCAACTGCCGGTGGAGCATGTATTGGAGCTGGCGTAGGACCAACTAAAATTGATAGTGTTCTTGGAATCGTGAAAGCTTATACTACAAGAGTAGGTGCTGGACCTTTCCCTACAGAACTTACGGGTAAGGCAGGAGAGGTTATCAGGAATCAGGGTAAAGAGTTTGGAACTACTACTGGTAGACCCAGAAGATGTGGCTGGCTTGATGCTACGGTAGTTAGATATGCAGCCAGAGTCAATGGTTTAACTAGTTTAGCGGTAACTAAGTTGGATGTACTAGATGGATTAGAAACAATAAAAGTTTGCACTGGATATGAATATAAAGGAGAAGTTTTAAAGGAATTTCCTACAGATCAAAGAGTATTGGCTGAATGTGAACCAATTTATGAAGAGTTTGCTGGTTGGGATGAAGATACTTCTAAGGTTCGGGAATATGATAATTTACCAGAGAATGCTAAGGCTTATTTAGATAGATTATCTGAGTTAGTTGGAGTTAAGATTTCTATTCTGTCAATTGGTCCTAAAAGAGCAGAAACTATAATTATAGATAAATTTGTAGATTAA
- a CDS encoding lyase family protein, translating into MTTRSIFDNISPLDHRYSLRKDEFEDYKYYLSERAKIKYQTAVEVALVKALAKSDICSKEITKEVEEAAKKINPQEVYEEEKKTKHNIRALVNCIQQRVSDEAKPYIHFTTTSFDIVDTANSLRYKECAEELILPTLNKLEKILMEIALREKDTIQVGRTHGQHAVPITFGFAIAEYVSRLGNRIKEIAESSQQLKGKIAGAVGAYNASHLFFEDPEKFEANVLAELDLEAGTHSTQIVEPEYITDFVHSLVSCFGVLANFSDDMRHLQRTEISEVGEHFDKDQVGSSTMPHKRNPINYENVKSMWKQFMPRMMTLYQDQISEHQRDLSNSASSRFIPEIIVGLLSAVNRLIRTCEKLVVDQQQMENNFDQSKEMVVAEPLYILLASLGHPDAHEAVRRLTLEAQETGETLRELIQKKDELNPYWEQLTEKQKELLINPDKYTGIAVRKTEKVVSYWKEELGIN; encoded by the coding sequence ATGACTACTCGTAGTATTTTTGATAATATCAGCCCCTTAGATCATCGTTATTCACTTCGTAAGGATGAATTTGAAGATTATAAGTATTATTTATCAGAAAGGGCTAAAATCAAATATCAAACAGCAGTAGAAGTTGCTTTAGTAAAGGCATTAGCTAAATCGGATATCTGTTCTAAAGAGATAACCAAAGAAGTAGAGGAAGCTGCTAAAAAGATCAATCCTCAAGAAGTATATGAAGAGGAAAAGAAGACTAAACATAATATTAGAGCTTTGGTTAATTGTATTCAACAGAGAGTTAGTGATGAGGCTAAGCCTTATATTCATTTTACTACTACTTCTTTTGATATTGTTGATACTGCAAATTCTTTGCGGTATAAGGAATGTGCAGAAGAATTAATTTTGCCTACATTAAATAAATTGGAAAAGATTTTAATGGAAATTGCTCTTCGGGAAAAGGATACTATTCAGGTTGGCAGAACTCATGGGCAGCATGCTGTTCCAATTACTTTCGGTTTTGCAATAGCAGAGTATGTCAGTAGATTAGGTAATAGGATTAAAGAAATTGCCGAAAGTAGTCAGCAGTTAAAAGGCAAGATTGCTGGGGCAGTTGGTGCTTATAATGCTAGTCATCTTTTCTTTGAAGATCCAGAGAAATTTGAAGCTAATGTTTTAGCTGAACTAGATTTAGAAGCTGGTACTCATTCAACTCAAATAGTAGAACCAGAATATATAACTGATTTTGTCCATTCGCTAGTTTCTTGTTTTGGAGTTCTGGCTAATTTTAGTGATGATATGCGTCATTTACAACGAACAGAGATTAGTGAAGTAGGAGAACATTTTGATAAAGACCAAGTTGGTTCTTCAACAATGCCTCACAAACGAAATCCTATCAATTATGAAAATGTCAAAAGTATGTGGAAACAGTTCATGCCTAGAATGATGACTCTTTATCAAGATCAAATATCAGAACATCAAAGAGATTTGAGTAATTCTGCTTCAAGTAGATTCATACCTGAAATTATAGTTGGTTTATTATCGGCTGTTAATCGTTTAATTAGAACTTGTGAAAAATTAGTGGTTGATCAGCAGCAGATGGAAAATAATTTTGATCAGAGTAAAGAAATGGTAGTGGCTGAACCGCTCTATATTTTGCTTGCTTCTTTAGGACATCCTGATGCCCACGAAGCAGTCAGAAGATTGACATTAGAAGCTCAGGAAACAGGGGAGACATTAAGAGAGCTAATTCAAAAGAAAGATGAATTAAATCCTTATTGGGAGCAGTTAACTGAGAAGCAAAAAGAGTTATTAATTAATCCGGACAAGTATACTGGAATAGCAGTTAGAAAAACAGAAAAAGTAGTTTCTTATTGGAAAGAAGAATTAGGGATTAATTAA